Genomic window (Paenibacillus sp. PK3_47):
ACTTGTTAATACACTGCTTTCCTGGGTGGGTATTGCAGGTCCGGCCTGGCTGACGGATCCGTTCTGGACCAAACCTGCCGTTATTTTCATGAAAATGTGGGCGGTAGGAGGCGGGATGCTGCTGTATCTGGCCAGCCTGCAGAGCGTGCCTCCCCAATTATATGAAGCAGCACGTCTGGACGGCGCGTCCGCACTCCGCCGGTTCCGCCATATTACGCTTCCGATGATTTCGCCGGTCATCTTTTATGATGTGGTAACCAGCCTGATCGGCGGCTTTCAGGTCTTCCAGGAAGGCTATGTCATGACTGAATCCGGAGGGGGAGGGCCGATGCATTCCCTGCTCTTTTATAATCTGCATATGTGGCATAAGGCTTTCACCGTGTTTGATATGGGCTATGCCATGGCTATGGCCTGGGTTCTGTTCGTGGTTGTGATGATCCTGACCGCTCTGAATCTGAAGCTGTCCAAACGCTGGGTTCATTATGAAGGGGGGGACTCCTAGATGGGACAGGCATACTCCTACTCCAAAGGGGAGGCTGAACTGGTTCAACCTTCCTTACACAAGCCGGGCAGACGTCTGCCGCTGCGCAAGGTGCTGATCTTTACTTTTTTATGTGCCGGAAGCGTGCTGTTTCTCCTGCCCCTGTGGTGGATGATTTCGACTTCGCTCAAATCCATGCAGGAAATTGCCCAGTATCCGCCGACGTTCATTCCGGAGCAGTTTCACTGGAGTAATTATCTGGAGACCTGGACGGCGGCTCCGTTTACCCGCTATACCATGAACACGCTGCTGCTGACCTTTTTTGCGGTAACAGGCAATGTGATTGTAAATGCGTTCGTG
Coding sequences:
- a CDS encoding sugar ABC transporter permease; this encodes MNMNQPQAGAQHPLKASKPRRGKLARSEDRAGYIFILPWLIGFFGITLLPLLFSLYGSFTNYDITSQMDFIGLANYERMFSSDPLFWKSLSNTIYYVLWMVPLTTIGSVLLALLLNERVAGMRMFRTIFYLPSVLSGVGVYFLWMQLLNPSTGLVNTLLSWVGIAGPAWLTDPFWTKPAVIFMKMWAVGGGMLLYLASLQSVPPQLYEAARLDGASALRRFRHITLPMISPVIFYDVVTSLIGGFQVFQEGYVMTESGGGGPMHSLLFYNLHMWHKAFTVFDMGYAMAMAWVLFVVVMILTALNLKLSKRWVHYEGGDS